One genomic window of Aethina tumida isolate Nest 87 chromosome 3, icAetTumi1.1, whole genome shotgun sequence includes the following:
- the LOC109594738 gene encoding protein crooked neck, producing the protein MENKHQKMPKVAKVKNKAPAEIQITAEQLLREAKERDLEILPPPPKQKISDPTELADYQLRRRKQFEDNIRKNRTVISNWIKYAQWEESQKEIQRARSIYERALDVDHRNITIWLKYTEMEMRNRQVNHARNLWDRAVTILPRVNQFWYKYTYMEEMLENIPGARAVFERWMEWQPDEQAWQTYINFELRYKELDRAREIYERFVITHPEVKHWIKYARFEENHSFIHSARQIFERAVQFYGDDHLDEKLFIAFAKFEENQKEHDRARVIYKYALDHIPKEQAKELYKAYTIHEKKYGDRSGIEEVIVSKRKFQYEQEIHENPTNYDAWFDYIRLVEGEGDFENTRETYERAIANIPPSKNKHFWRRYIYLWINYAIFEELEAKDYERTRQVYKACLELLPHKVFTFSKVWLMYAKFEIRQKNLTTARKILGMSIGMCPTDKLFRGYIELEIQLREFDRCRRLYEKFLEYGPESSVTWVKFAELETLLGDIDRARAIYELAINQPRLNMPELLWKGYIDFEKSQEEPENARKLYERLLERTSHVKVWLSYAEFEFNNHADGDMNVALARRIFERANETLKNSSEKESRVLLLENWREFENTHGDETSKEKVNSKMPRRIKKRQKIIDEDGYDQGFEEVFDYIFPEDEASRPNLKLLAAAKNWKKQVTEEVPQDKPEEDRES; encoded by the exons ATGGAAAACAAACACCAAAAAATGCCCAAAGTGGCAAAG gtaaaaaataaagcgCCGGCAGAAATCCAGATAACAGCTGAACAACTGTTACGAGAAGCCAAAGAAAGAGATTTGGAAATCTTACCGCCACCACCCAAACAAAAAATCTCTGATCCAACTGAATTGGCAGACTATCAGTTGCGCAGAAGAAAACAATTTGAAGACAACATCCGTAAAAATCGTACTGTAATATCCAACTGGATAAAGTATGCACAATGGGAGGAATCACAGAAAGAAATTCAGAGGGCCAGATCAATTTACGAGAGAGCATTAGATGTGGACCACAGAAATATAACGATATGGCTGAAGTACACAGAAATGGAAATGAGAAACAGGCAGGTGAATCATGCCAGAAATTTGTGGGACAGAGCAGTCACTATATTACCAAGGGTCAACCAGTTCTGGTATAAATACACTTACATGGAGGAAATGTTGGAGAACATTCCTGGAGCAAGGGCTGTTTTTGAAAGGTGGATGGAATGGCAGCCTGATGAACAAGCGTGGCAAACATATATTAACTTTGAACTAAGGTATAAAGAGTTGGATAGAGCTAGGGAAATATATGAGAGATTTGTTATAACACATCCAGAAGTCAAACACTGGATTAAATATGCCAGGTTTGAGGAAaatcattcatttattcattcagCTAGGCAGATATTTGAAAGGGCTGTGCAGTTTTATGGTGATGATCATCTGGATGAGAAACTATTCATTGCTTTTGCAAAGTTTGAGGAAAACCAAAAAGAACATGACAGGGCTAgagtgatttataaatatgctcTGGATCACATTCCTAAAGAACAGGCTAAAGAATTGTATAAAGCTTATACAATACATGAGAAGAAATATGGTGACAGAAGTGGAATTGAGGAAGTCATTGTCTCTAAAAGGAAATTTCAGTATGAACAGGAAATTCATGAAAATCCTACCAATTATGATGCTTGGTTTGATTATATTAGATTAGTTGAAG GTGAAGGTGATTTTGAAAATACCAGGGAAACATATGAAAGAGCTATAGCAAATATTCCaccttcaaaaaataaacatttctggAGGAGGTACATTTATCTGTGGATAAACTATGCAATTTTTGAAGAACTCGAAGCTAAAGACTATGAAAGAACCAGACAAGTTTACAAAGCATGTCTTGAATTACTACCTCATAAAGTTTTCACATTTTCGAAAGTCTGGCTTATGTATGCGAAATTCGAAATCCGACAAAAGAATTTAACTACTGCACGTAAAATATTGGGTATGTCCATTGGGATGTGTCCCACAGATAAATTGTTCAGAGGCTACATAGAACTGGAAATCCAATTGAGGGAGTTTGACAGGTGTAGAAGGTTGTATGAAAAGTTTTTAGAATATGGACCGGAAAGTTCCGTAACTTGGGTGAAGTTCGCCGAATTAGAAACGCTTTTGGGCGATATAGACAGAGCCAGAGCTATTTATGAGCTGGCAATAAATCAACCACGTTTGAATATGCCTGAACTCTTGTGGAAGGGGTATATAGACTTTGAAAAATCTCAGGAAGAACCTGAAAATGCGCGGAAGTTGTATGAAAGGTTATTGGAGAGAACTTCACATGTTAAAGTATGGCTGTCCTATGCTGAATTCGAGTTTAACAACCATGCTGATGGCGATATGAATGTTGCATTGGCTAGAAGGATATTTGAAAGAGCCAATGAAACTCTTAAGAACTCCAGTGAAAAGGAATCTAGAGTTTTACTATTAGAAAACTGGCGGGAGTTTGAAAACACGCACGGGGACGAAACTAGTAAGGAGAAAGTTAACAGTAAAATGCCCAGGAGGATTAAGAAGAGACAGAAGATTATTGATGAGGATGGTTATGATCAAGGTTTTGAGGAAGTGTTTGATTACATCTTCCCTGAGGATGAAGCTAGCAGACCTAACTTGAAACTTTTGGCTGCTGCCAAGAACTGGAAAAAACAGGTCACTGAAGAAGTTCCACAAGACAAACCTGAAGAAGATAGGGAATCAtag
- the LOC109594748 gene encoding protein OPI10 homolog codes for MAMFGVIVSGRLVQTDFQPISETQSVITIPDADNINHIVVFLTGAMPFPEGTAGQVYFSWPDPSAPPNWQPLGYISNSKPSAIFKISKLKKLEEMGDYSNQMFGQTNIVHNAQIGISIEPLGSIQEVNTSNTPQDNFTFAQKMLENFMNYVLSYSTTQASMTPDVNATYVPLSTIQNWYTNFERRLQQNPNFWKS; via the exons ATGGCAATGTTCGGTGTAATAGTCTCAGGGCGTTTA GTACAAACCGACTTTCAACCAATTTCAGAAACACAGTCTGTTATAACTATACCAGATGCAGACAACATAAACCACATTGTAGTGTTTTTAACTGGTGCTATGCCATTCCCTGAAGGAACAGCCGGTCAAG TTTATTTTAGTTGGCCAGACCCCAGTGCCCCACCAAACTGGCAACCCCTAGGATACATATCAAACAGCAAGCCTTCagcaatattcaaaatatccaAGCTGAAAAAACTTGAAGAAATGGGTGACTATTCTAATCAAATGTTTGGTCAAACCAATATTGTGCACAATGCTCAAATAGGCATCTCTATAG aacCATTAGGTAGCATACAAGAGGTTAACACATCAAATACACCTCAGGACAATTTTACATTTGCCCAAAAAATGCTGGAAAACTTCATGAATTATGTACTTAGTTATTCAACAACTCAAGCGAGCATGACACCTGATGTGAATGCAACTTATGTACCTCTTTCAACAATTCAAAACTGGTACACCAACTTTGAGAGAAGACTTCAACAGAACCCCAACTTCTGGAAATCCTAA
- the LOC109594728 gene encoding facilitated trehalose transporter Tret1-like, which produces MTTIILMAWPSATIPKLLKDTSWHITEEEASYFTVITSSSMIIASPIMSYIVDKIGRKWIIILGALSQVMAWICVMTAGTIYIFYLSRIFDGIGIAAFYASVPVYLGEICRPCVRETWTHIMIFMMYLGPLFANALGSFLSVRNCAFVLVFLPGFTLIAFPLMPESPVYHTMNEQYKKSRASLRIFSRKRDVEEDFEQLKRDVERQMSETGSWKDLFTIKSNKRALVAGIFLKFTQQVSGITAFLAYTQKIYEKSGQNFSSSTCSIIVTGSLCTFIILGTFVLNKFGSRLTYMMSLFWCGLTLSVEAAYFYLDQFHPEINLSRVTWIPLIDMIVFSISYGSGLAVVPVIMPGELFSVSIKAKGMLLLNVEYALCLLIFGKLFFFLVTHFGMYSPFLVFSIGCFISTALTYFVLPETNGKTLEEIQQYLVMS; this is translated from the coding sequence ATGACAACAATAATTCTGATGGCTTGGCCTTCCGCAACAATTCCAAAACTGCTCAAAGACACTTCATGGCACATAACAGAAGAGGAAGCCTCGTACTTTACGGTGATAACCTCATCGTCGATGATAATCGCCAGTCCAATAATGTCATACATTGTGGACAAAATCGGACGCAAATGGATAATCATATTAGGCGCCCTGTCACAGGTGATGGCATGGATCTGCGTTATGACAGCAGGAACGATCTACATATTCTATTTGTCCCGGATCTTCGATGGGATCGGAATCGCAGCATTCTACGCAAGTGTCCCTGTTTATTTAGGCGAGATTTGTCGCCCTTGTGTCAGGGAAACGTGGACCCACATCATGATTTTCATGATGTACCTGGGACCGCTATTTGCGAACGCTTTAGGTAGTTTCCTGTCGGTTAGGAATTGCGCTTTCGTGTTGGTGTTCTTGCCTGGCTTCACACTAATCGCGTTCCCGCTTATGCCTGAATCGCCGGTTTATCACACCATGAACGAGCAGTACAAAAAGTCGAGGGCCTCGTTGAGGATTTTCTCGAGGAAACGAGATGTGGAGGAGGATTTTGAGCAGTTGAAAAGGGACGTCGAACGACAGATGTCTGAAACGGGAAGTTGGAAGGATTTGTTCACGATTAAAAGCAATAAAAGGGCTCTGGTTGCgggaatttttctaaaatttacgcAACAAGTTTCGGGAATCACCGCATTTCTGGCCTATACTCaaaaaatatacgaaaaatcgggtcaaaatttttcatcatCAACTTGTTCCATTATTGTAACTGGTTCGTTGTGTACGTTCATTATTTTGGGTACGTTCGTTTTGAACAAATTCGGTTCCAGATTGACTTATATGATGTCGTTGTTTTGGTGCGGACTTACTCTTTCCGTCGAAGCCGCTTACTTCTACTTGGATCAATTTCATCCTGAAATCAATTTGTCACGCGTTACCTGGATACCACTTATCGATATGATCGTGTTCTCCATTTCGTACGGATCCGGCTTGGCCGTAGTGCCTGTAATCATGCCGGGAGAACTTTTTTCTGTCAGCATCAAAGCCAAAGGGATGCTGTTGCTGAACGTGGAATATGCTTTGTGTTTGCTTATTTTCGGCAAGCTGTTTTTCTTTTTGGTTACTCATTTCGGTATGTATTCTCCTTTTTTGGTTTTCAGTATCGGTTGTTTTATCTCCACTGCTTTGACATATTTTGTTCTACCCGAAACGAATGGGAAAACCCTTGAGGAAATTCAACAGTATTTAGTAAtgagttaa